Proteins from one Portunus trituberculatus isolate SZX2019 chromosome 38, ASM1759143v1, whole genome shotgun sequence genomic window:
- the LOC123514822 gene encoding uncharacterized protein LOC123514822, giving the protein MCVLRDCRLKEDRLVVILVTSDTGRPGTEEKHPTTHRSAHSPSGPLALLTPFTAMTERGRLQEETIPMTNNRSRTNQAAPGGTFVWWCGGGLLHPRLSVAGEQNRPPLRGPHIHSHGEGGGVYGSSLHCLGPARKQPRDVFHAASPVMLGIWRRVKRR; this is encoded by the coding sequence GCTGGTGGTTATCCTCGTTACCAGTGATACGGGACGGCCGGGCACAGAGGAGAAGCACCCGACCACCCACCGCTCCGCCCATTCACCCTCCGGCCCGCTAGCCTTACTCACCCCATTCACAGCCATGACTGAACGAGGCAGGCTGCAAGAGGAGACCATTCCCATGACAAACAATCGCAGCAGGACCAATCAAGCAGCGCCGGGCGGGACCTTTGTGTGGTGGTGCGGCGGTGGCCTCCTTCATCCACGGCTGTCTGTAGCAGGTGAGCAGAATCGACCCCCGCTGCGAGGGCCTCATATACATAGCCATGGAGAGGGCGGTGGTGTTTATGGTTCTTCCCTTCATTGTCTCGGTCCCGCGCGCAAACAACCACGCGACGTATTCCACGCTGCGAGTCCCGTAATGCTTGGGATTTGGCGTCGTGTAAAGAGACGGTGA